AGTTGGTATAGAGTCGCCACAGACGCAGGTACGCGTCTACCACCGAGATCGCTGGTGGTTCGTAGCCGAGGTTCGCCTCCGGTGAAGCGTTGTATCTTGGTAGTCCAATCGAGCCATCGTAGGATGGCGGTTGCCCTTGTTCGTCGTCCGAAGTGTTCATTCCCCCCCTTTTGGCATTGGCCAGATTTATTGTAGTGCACTGGTGTCGTGATCAATTGCGATTTTGCTGAACTGGTGGTCGATGCGGGGATGTGGGCTCATCGGCATGGTGTCAAAGGCCCCTCGACCCCGAGGCTGTTGATGCGCCAGAACGGTATTCTGTGTCTATCGAGGCACTGTAGGTGCTTGTAGCGCGATCATTTGGGACAAAACTGCTGTTGGATTCGAAAGTAGCGAATGACGAGCCGTGAGAAAAGTAGGCATGGACCCTGGCGGGCCTTGCTCGATGATATTGCGAGTGTAGAGCGCTCGGGGATGGCGGTATCGGTCGGTCTTCGCTGCGCCCTTGGTATGCTCCCGCCCCTTATCATCGGTGTGACGACTGGCTTCATTGGCGACGGTGTCAGTGCTGCCGTCGGTGCGCTTGTTGTAGGCTTCGTTTCGTTCGAGGGGCGCTATCGAAGTACGTTGCGCAACATGGTCCTCGCAAGCATCGGGGTGACGGTATCGGCGTTTGTAGGTGCACTTGCAGCCGCACACCTGCTCGCGCTGCTAGCGGTTTTGGCGATCTGGGGGTTCCTTGGAGGGCTTGCCGGTGCCTTTGGCTCTGGCATGTCGATGGCGGCGATGCAGGCGGTCGAGGTCCTCGTTGTGTTTAGCGCCCTCGGAATGGGTATTGAGAGTTCCATCATCCAGGCGTTGTGGGTTCTTGGTGGAGCCGTTTTCCAAATCATTCTCTTGGTGTTGACCTGGCCCACTCGCAGACTCGATGGCGAGATGGCTTCGGTAGGGGAGGTCTATCGCCGGCTGGCGGCTTATGCACGTACGGCTTCTGCGACCGCTCCTGCAGCCGACCAGCTGGCTGCTGGGGCTGATTGGCTTGGGGACCCGAATCCACTTGGTGATCCTGAGGCCATCGTCACGTTGAAGGAGTTGTTTCAGCTCGCTCAAGACATTCGGCTCTCGCTCAGCGCGTTGGTCTTTGATGCCAGCAGGCCGACGATGGACGATGCCACTGAGCCAGAGCCGAGCCGATGGGCACGAGATTTTCTCCAACAGAGCGCCGTGATTCTCTCAGCGATCGGTGATCAGCTTTGCCTAGCGACGTCATTGCGAGCCAAAGCCAGAATCTGGAGCCGGCGACACCGGAGAAACTTGGCGAGCTCATTGGATCTTGTCGTTCCAGACACCGATGAGGCGAAGCCGATCCTTGGGTTGGTTGGACGCCAGCTCGATCGTGCACTGACGCTCGCTGGCGATATTTCGGCTTCTGGTTCCCGGGTCGTGTTGCCGGGGCTCAACAGGGGTGAAGGAAACCTGGACGAAACCCTACGTCGTCGCCTTCGGGGTTTTCGTACCATCCTCACCACCGATTCTGAACTGCTGTTTCACGCAGGTCGTCTGGTGCTGGTGCTGGTCGCGGGCACCTATCTAGCGCATGCTTTTGCATTGGGTAACGGTTACTGGGTGCCGATGACCGCGGCGGTCGTCCTGCAGGGTGATTTCAGCGGTACCGTCCAACGAGGACTGGCACGGCTGGCAGGCACCCTGATTGGCGCCGTAGCCGTAACCGAGCTAGCAGCGCTAGTGATCCCCAGCCATGAGCTTCTCATCGTGGTGATCGTGGTGTTCACCTGGGGTACCTATGCGACCTACCGAGCAAACTATTTCCTCTATAGCATCTTCTTAACCTCTGATGTGGTCGCGATGTTCGCGATGATCGGATCACCGGTTGCGGCGACCGCTGAGGAGCGGGCGCTGGCGACGGCGATTGGGGGGGTGATAGCCATCGCTGTGTTCGTGCTGTGGCCGACCTGGCGTCGGCGTCTGTTGCCGAGTGCGCTTGCCTCGATGGTGCGCGCACAAGGGATCTACGCTGCGGCCGTGCTGCGCAGCTTTGATGTGTCTCGGGCCGGCGCAAATGACGATGGAGCAACCGAGGAGATTAGGGTCACTTCGGTGAGCGCACGGTCATCGCGGCAACTCGCTGCGACGCTTCTGGAGGGGATGTCTACAGAGCCTGGGACACAGCAGGCAGCGATCTCCACGGCTGGCGCAATTTTGTCGCAAGTGAACTTCTGCGCCCTTTTGGCCCTGGCGCTCAACGCAGAACTCCTCCATGA
This portion of the Ferrimicrobium sp. genome encodes:
- a CDS encoding FUSC family protein encodes the protein MTSREKSRHGPWRALLDDIASVERSGMAVSVGLRCALGMLPPLIIGVTTGFIGDGVSAAVGALVVGFVSFEGRYRSTLRNMVLASIGVTVSAFVGALAAAHLLALLAVLAIWGFLGGLAGAFGSGMSMAAMQAVEVLVVFSALGMGIESSIIQALWVLGGAVFQIILLVLTWPTRRLDGEMASVGEVYRRLAAYARTASATAPAADQLAAGADWLGDPNPLGDPEAIVTLKELFQLAQDIRLSLSALVFDASRPTMDDATEPEPSRWARDFLQQSAVILSAIGDQLCLATSLRAKARIWSRRHRRNLASSLDLVVPDTDEAKPILGLVGRQLDRALTLAGDISASGSRVVLPGLNRGEGNLDETLRRRLRGFRTILTTDSELLFHAGRLVLVLVAGTYLAHAFALGNGYWVPMTAAVVLQGDFSGTVQRGLARLAGTLIGAVAVTELAALVIPSHELLIVVIVVFTWGTYATYRANYFLYSIFLTSDVVAMFAMIGSPVAATAEERALATAIGGVIAIAVFVLWPTWRRRLLPSALASMVRAQGIYAAAVLRSFDVSRAGANDDGATEEIRVTSVSARSSRQLAATLLEGMSTEPGTQQAAISTAGAILSQVNFCALLALALNAELLHEHQYFTGMQELGDALEALAGFQADRLTAIGSSAVPQLDSGPPVIPADLVPLGELYRQIIGLVKSFEELDGLIEQYEALSLAR